Proteins encoded by one window of Streptomyces sp. NBC_01477:
- a CDS encoding phytoene desaturase family protein, with amino-acid sequence MTTTTADTRRNSMIIIGGGLGGLSTGAYGQMNGYRTQVFEMHEIPGGCCTGWGRGDFTFDACVSWLLGNGPGNEMHQIWLELGALQGKEMRHFDVFNTVRGQDGRTVYFYCDPDRLEAHLVSLSPPDARAIRSFCKGLRKFIACLPSYPFLTPVPLMSRRERWRMLAGFLPYFNLFRTSMSVLMAEYSTRFKDPLLKEAFNYVLYEKHPGFPVLPFYFQMAAQAHRSAGVPEGGSLELARSIERRYLRLGGRITYNSLVEEILVKDDRAVGVRLSDGSRHYADIVVSACDGPSTLLKLLGGRYLDGEYGTLYRETLHRPGMVFPGYTSIFLGLRRSYPDADPTTTHLLDEATASRLTGIRHPSLNVQFRSHFYPELSPRDTTVIYATYFSDTAPWRELAEGPERLSRARRGTELHTLPVRRGKAYTLAKRRTRDAVIDFLEELYPGLRVSIAVRDTCTPLTQIRYTGSFEGTFLGWQPFVESGEAMEELVKKNGPVLPGLENFYLSGVWATTGGLIRAAAAGRQVMQFICRDDGIDFTAALDTSAPLPTHVDIPVGPHR; translated from the coding sequence ATGACCACCACGACGGCGGACACCCGCAGAAACAGCATGATCATCATCGGCGGCGGGCTCGGCGGCCTGTCCACCGGCGCCTACGGCCAGATGAACGGCTACCGCACCCAGGTCTTCGAGATGCACGAGATCCCGGGCGGCTGCTGCACCGGCTGGGGCCGCGGCGACTTCACCTTCGACGCCTGCGTCAGCTGGCTGCTCGGCAACGGCCCGGGCAACGAGATGCACCAGATCTGGCTCGAACTCGGAGCGCTCCAGGGCAAGGAGATGCGCCACTTCGACGTCTTCAACACCGTACGCGGCCAGGACGGCCGCACCGTCTACTTCTACTGCGACCCCGACCGGCTCGAAGCCCACCTGGTGTCCCTGTCCCCGCCCGATGCCCGCGCCATCCGCTCCTTCTGCAAGGGCCTGCGCAAATTCATCGCCTGCCTGCCCTCCTACCCCTTCCTCACCCCGGTGCCGCTGATGAGCCGCCGGGAGCGCTGGCGGATGCTGGCCGGGTTCCTGCCGTACTTCAACCTCTTCCGCACCTCCATGTCGGTGCTGATGGCCGAGTATTCGACCCGCTTCAAGGACCCGCTGCTGAAAGAGGCCTTCAACTACGTCCTGTACGAGAAGCACCCGGGTTTCCCCGTCCTGCCCTTCTACTTCCAGATGGCCGCGCAGGCCCACCGTTCCGCGGGGGTGCCCGAAGGCGGCTCGCTGGAGCTGGCGCGCTCCATCGAGCGGCGCTATCTGCGGCTCGGCGGCCGGATCACGTACAACTCCCTGGTCGAGGAGATCCTGGTCAAGGACGACCGGGCGGTCGGGGTACGCCTCTCCGACGGCAGCCGGCACTACGCCGACATCGTGGTTTCGGCCTGCGACGGCCCCAGCACCTTGCTGAAACTGCTCGGCGGGCGCTACCTCGACGGCGAGTACGGCACCCTCTACCGCGAGACGCTGCACCGGCCCGGCATGGTCTTCCCCGGCTACACCAGCATCTTCCTCGGCCTGCGCCGCTCCTACCCGGATGCCGACCCCACCACCACCCACCTGCTGGACGAGGCGACCGCCTCCCGGCTGACCGGCATCCGCCATCCGAGCCTCAACGTGCAGTTCCGCAGCCACTTCTACCCCGAGCTGTCGCCCCGGGACACCACCGTCATCTACGCCACCTACTTCTCCGACACCGCCCCCTGGCGGGAGCTCGCCGAGGGACCCGAACGCCTCAGCCGGGCCCGCAGGGGAACCGAGCTGCACACCCTGCCGGTCCGGCGCGGCAAGGCGTACACCCTCGCCAAGCGGCGCACCAGGGACGCCGTCATCGACTTCCTCGAAGAGCTCTATCCGGGGCTCAGGGTCTCCATCGCGGTACGGGACACCTGCACCCCCCTCACCCAGATCCGCTACACCGGCAGCTTCGAGGGCACCTTCCTGGGCTGGCAGCCCTTCGTGGAGAGCGGCGAGGCGATGGAGGAGCTGGTCAAGAAGAACGGCCCCGTCCTGCCCGGCCTGGAGAACTTCTACCTCTCCGGGGTGTGGGCCACCACCGGCGGCCTCATCCGCGCCGCAGCCGCCGGGCGCCAGGTCATGCAGTTCATCTGCCGGGACGACGGGATCGACTTCACCGCCGCCCTCGACACGAGCGCCCCCCTGCCGACCCATGTGGACATCCCCGTCGGCCCGCACCGCTGA
- a CDS encoding phytoene desaturase family protein: MPRNDRPVWEARAPGPGRSTADKPRVIIIGAGIGGLSTGCYAQMSGAETRIFERHVLPGGCCTAWSRQDYVFDYCIEWLTGTGRNNDASRVWRELGALDGKTIANFEMFNTVTDEDGRSVTFYNDPDRLEAHLLEISPADARPIRAFCRDLRRFTRINLYPFLTPPPLQSPREKLATLRTVTPSFALLWRTAVTRMESFCDRFEDPLLRRAFPFIFFQDHEVFPLLPYLFNMASAFHLNAGFPQGGSLGLARSVEERYTELGGRVDYRARVERVLVADDRAIGVELRGGERHFADHVVSACDGVTTIDGLLGGRYTSPRIDKLFAHLTSRPDVLYPGVVSAFVGLGEEMDPSARHSTTYLLSDEDSAQLPGVLQNSLVVQVRSRYSDGFAPPGKSVLHCTYFSDYDSWKQLRRTDRKSYRARKQKVADFVRAFLERHYPGIGRAIEVMDVASPTTTERYTGVRGGSILGWKSFTPADDVITGLINKDRMRLPGLDGFSMAGQWFGGGSLIRAAAGGRFVTQYLCEELGLDFRAWERGGTTPWHPGMLGHLPQLESHRVR, translated from the coding sequence GTGCCGCGTAACGACAGGCCCGTATGGGAGGCCCGCGCCCCGGGGCCGGGCCGGAGCACGGCGGACAAGCCGCGGGTGATCATCATCGGGGCGGGCATCGGCGGCCTGTCCACCGGCTGCTACGCCCAGATGAGCGGCGCCGAGACCCGGATCTTCGAGCGGCACGTCCTGCCCGGCGGCTGCTGCACCGCGTGGTCGCGCCAGGACTACGTCTTCGACTACTGCATCGAGTGGCTGACCGGGACGGGACGCAACAACGACGCCAGCCGGGTCTGGCGGGAGCTGGGCGCCCTGGACGGCAAGACCATCGCGAACTTCGAGATGTTCAACACCGTCACCGACGAGGACGGCCGCTCGGTCACCTTCTACAACGACCCCGACCGCCTCGAAGCGCACCTGCTGGAGATCTCGCCCGCCGACGCACGCCCGATCCGGGCGTTCTGCCGCGACCTGCGCCGCTTCACCCGCATCAACCTCTACCCCTTCCTGACCCCGCCGCCGCTCCAGTCGCCGCGGGAGAAGCTGGCCACCCTCCGCACCGTCACGCCCTCCTTCGCGCTGCTGTGGCGCACCGCGGTCACCCGCATGGAGAGCTTCTGCGACCGCTTCGAGGACCCGCTGCTGCGCCGGGCGTTCCCGTTCATCTTCTTCCAGGACCACGAGGTCTTCCCGCTGCTGCCCTACCTGTTCAACATGGCCAGCGCCTTCCACCTCAACGCGGGCTTCCCGCAGGGCGGTTCGCTCGGCCTGGCGCGCTCGGTGGAGGAGCGGTACACCGAACTGGGCGGCCGGGTGGACTACCGGGCGCGGGTGGAACGCGTCCTGGTGGCCGACGACCGCGCGATCGGCGTGGAACTGCGCGGCGGTGAGCGGCACTTCGCCGACCACGTGGTCTCGGCGTGCGACGGGGTCACGACCATCGACGGGCTGCTCGGCGGTCGCTACACGAGCCCGCGGATCGACAAGCTCTTCGCCCATCTGACGAGCCGCCCCGACGTGCTCTACCCGGGCGTGGTCTCGGCCTTCGTCGGACTCGGCGAAGAGATGGACCCGTCCGCCCGGCACAGCACCACCTACCTGCTCTCCGACGAGGACAGCGCGCAACTGCCCGGCGTCCTGCAGAACAGCCTCGTGGTGCAGGTGCGCTCGCGCTACTCCGACGGCTTCGCCCCGCCCGGGAAGTCCGTGCTGCACTGCACCTACTTCAGCGACTACGACTCCTGGAAGCAGTTGCGCCGCACCGACCGCAAGTCCTACCGGGCCCGCAAGCAGAAGGTGGCCGACTTCGTCCGGGCCTTCCTGGAGCGGCACTACCCGGGTATCGGCCGGGCCATCGAGGTCATGGATGTGGCCTCGCCGACCACCACCGAGCGGTACACCGGGGTCCGGGGCGGCAGCATCCTGGGCTGGAAGTCCTTCACCCCGGCCGACGACGTCATCACCGGTCTGATCAACAAGGACCGGATGCGGCTGCCGGGCCTGGACGGATTCTCCATGGCGGGCCAGTGGTTCGGCGGCGGCAGCCTGATCCGCGCCGCCGCCGGCGGCCGGTTCGTCACCCAGTACCTGTGCGAGGAGCTGGGCCTGGACTTCCGCGCCTGGGAGCGCGGCGGCACCACCCCCTGGCATCCCGGGATGCTCGGCCACCTGCCGCAGCTCGAAAGCCACAGGGTGAGGTGA